The genomic region CGCTGCTCCTGGCGGATCTCCCGGCCCAGGAAATAGTTCAGCGCCGTCCGGATCGCGGCGATCGCCGCCAACTGGCCGATCTGGGCGAATGACGGCGACACGGCGGTCCGCAGCACGTCCGCCGCCAGCTGGAACTCCAGGCCGAGGGTCAGGAACCGGCCCAGCGACAGCCGGATCGGGGTGAACACGGCGGCGGTGCGGTGTCGCAGCCCTTCGACCACGAACCGCACCGCCGCCCAGAGCGCACCCACGAAGATCACCAGGGCTCCGGCGACCTCCACCACGGCGACCAGCACCTCGTCGCCCTGACGTAGCAGCTCCGCCGGCTCCACAGGGTGCCGACTACCCGCCCCCGGGTCAGGTAGTCGGTGCGGCCACCGCGCGCCGGCTCGCCGCAGCCGGGCACCCTGCTCAGGTCAGGTCCTTCACCGCCTCTAGGACCAGCCACAGGCCCGAGATGGCGAAGAGCACCGCCGCGACGTACTTGATGGTCTTCTCCGGCAGCCGGCGGCCCAACATCCGGCCCACAAGGATGGCCAGCGCGTCCGCTGCCACCATGCCGATCGTCGAGCCCAGCCACGTGCCGAACCAGCCGTACTGGGTGGCCAGGGTGATCGTCGCCAACATCGTCTTGTCGCCCAACTCGGCCAGGAAGAAGGCCACCGAAACCGCAACGATGGCGGTCTTGTCGGTCTTTTCGGCCTTTTGCTTCTCCTCATCGGTGAGCTTGTCGCCGCGCAGCGTCCACGCGCCGAAGCCGAGGAACGCCACACCGGCGACAAGGGAGATCCACTCCGTGGGCAGCACGGCGCCCAGACCCGACCCGATGGCGACCGACGCCAGGTGCACCACCGCCGTGGCGACAGTGATGCCGATCAGCACCGGAATGGGCTTGAACCGCGTGGCGAAGGTCAACGCCATCAGCTGGGACTTGTCTCCCAGCTCGGCGACGAAGATGACGCCGAAACTGACGACGAGCGCGACGAGGAAACCCTCCATGACGTCCTTCCCGATCACACCGGGAGGAGGTACAGGGGCGCCCTCGACCCGGCTGCAACAGCCTGAGTCGAAGGTCTCGCCCGCCTCGGAAACCGAGGCCGCATGGCCGGGTGCGGAACGCACCAGTATGTCGACCACGACATTGGGGGCTACTCCCCTTCGCGCGACCAGCCTAGCCGATCACCGCCGGCCCCGCCGAGACGGGTGACCCCGCCTCAGCACGCCCGGGCGAGGGTCACCCCGAACAGCCCTTGCAGGTCGGTCCAGAACTCCGACGCCACGAAGCCGGCCGCCCCCAGCTCAGCGGCGATCCCCTCCGGGCGGAACTTCGCCGACACCTCGGTACGCAGCTCCTCCCCCTCGGCGAACTCCACTGTCAGGTCCAGCACCCGGACGCGCATCGGTCGCGTCGCCCGCAGCCGCATCTCGATCCACTCGTGGCTCGGATCCCAGCGCGCCACGTGCGTGAACGCGTCCGGGTCGAAATCGGCGCCCAACTCCCGGTTGATCACGTGCAGGACGTTGCGGTTGAACTCGGCGGTCACCCCCGCCGCGTCGTCGTACGCGGGCACGATCACCGCCGGGTCCTTCACCAGGTCGGTGCCGAGCAACAGCCAGTCGCCGGCCTCCAGCGCGGCACGCATCGCGGCCAGGAACTCGGCCCGCTCAGCAGGTAGCAGGTTGCCGATGGTGCCGCCGAGAAACGCCACAAGCCGCCGACCGCCGGTGGGCAGCCGATCGAGCTGGCGGGTGAAGTCTCCGACGATGCCCCGGACCCGCAGCCCCGGATAGTCGGCGGCGATCTGCGCTGTCGACCCTGCCAGCGCGCTCACCGACACGTCGAGCGGGACGAACGTGCCCAGCCCGCCCTGGCGGGTGAACGCGTCCAACAGCAGCCGGGTCTTCTCCGACGAACCCGAGCCCAGCTCGATCAGGGTCTTGGCACCGGTCACCGCCGCGATGTCGTCGGCGTGCTCGGCCAACACCACCCGCTCGGCCCGCGTCGGGTAGTACTCGGGCAACCGGGTGATCTCCTCGAACAACTCGCTGCCCCGGGAGTCGTAGAACCACTTCGGCGGCAGCCACTTCGCCGCCGCGGTCAGCCCGGCCCGGACGTCCTCGCGCAGGCCACGCTCCAGATCCTGCTGCTCAAGGTAGATCTCCAACGGCTCAGCGGTCATCGGTCCTGCCTCTCTGCTCATCAACACGTGCCGCACGGCCGGCTCACCGGGCCGGCAATGGGCGTACCCGCACCTCGTCCACGGTGGCGACGACCAACTGCCCGTCGGGCACCGGTCGCCACCCCGGGTCGTCGTCGTGTGGCTCGGAGGCGAGCAGCACCGAACCCGGCTGCGCGCGCACCGACAGCGCGTGCCCGAACACACTCGCCACCACCTGCCGCCCATCGGTGAGCAGCAGGTTCAGCCGCGACCCCGGAGCTGCCGCAGCGACGTCGGCCACCGTCCGCGCGACCGCCTCCGCCGGATCGTCACCGGCACGCAGCCGATGCCGCACAAGCGCCCACAGCAGCGCCGAGTCGGTGGCCGCGTCCAAGGTCAACAGGTCACGCACCGGCAGGCCGGAGGCGAGCGGCACCACAGCGTCCGGCCAGCCCCGGACCACACCGTTGTGGCTGAACAGCCACCGCCCCTCGGCGAACGGCGCGGCAGCCCCGTCGAGCACCGCCATCCCGACCGTTGCCGAACGGACCGCCGCCAGCACCGCGCCGGCCCGCGTCACCGCCGCGAGATCGGCGATCGTCGGATCGCTCCAGATCGGCTGGGCACGCCGGTAACGCACCGGATCACCATCGCCCGGATACCAGCCGACACCGAAACCGTCGGCGTTGATCGTGCCGCCACCCCGCATGTCGCGCGGCGCCCACGACTGACGCATCAGCGAGTACGGCGGGTCGAACAGCACCTCAGCCAGCGTGACCGGCGGACCCAGGTAGGCCAGGTGACGACACATCAGCGCGCCCCACCCGCCCGACGCCCCCTCACCGGCCCGACTCGCCCGGACCGGCGTCGCGGGCGCAGCGGAAACCGCTGAAGATCTGCCGCCGGATCGGATAGTCCCAGTTACGGAACGTCCCCCGGCAGGCGGACCGGTCCGTGCCGAACGAGCCACCGCGCAACACCCGGTAGTCGTCGCCGAAGAAGACCTCCGAATACTCCCGGTAGGGAAACGCGGTGAAGCCCGGATGCCCGTCGAACGTGCTCGACGTCCACTCCCAGACGTCCCCGATGAGCTGGTGCACACCCAACGGCGACGCCCCCGCCGGGTACGCGCCCACGGGCGCCGGCCGCAGATGACGCTGATCCAGATTGGCGTACGCCTCGGTCGGGTCCTCGTCGCCCCACGGGTACCGCCGGGACCGTCCGGTCACCGGATCCCACCGGGCAGCCTTCTCCCACTCCGCCTCCGTCGGCAGACGCTTACCAGCCCAGGCGGCGTACGCCTGCGCCTCGTACCAGCACACGTGCACCACAGGCTCGTCGGCGCGGACCGGGTCCCACCTGCCGAACCGCCGGTACGCCCAGCCGGCCCCGTCCCGACGCCAGTGCATCGGCGCCACGAGCTGCTCCCGGACCCGGTGCTCCCAGCCGGCCGCACTCCACCAGCGCGGATCGGAGTAGCCCCCGTCGTCGAGGAAAGCCTGGTACGCGCCGTTCGTGACCGGCGCCGCGTCGATGACGTACGCAGGCAGGTCGACACGATGCGCGGGCCGCTCGTTGTCCAACGCCCACGGGTCCGTGTCGGTGCCCATCGTGAACTCGCCGGCCGGCACCAGCACCTCCCCGCCGACAGCCACGCGCGGCTCGGGCGGCGGCGGGGCGTGCAGCACCGCCGGCCCCGAACGCAACTGATGGGTGGCGAGCATCGTCTCGTCGTGCTGCTGCTCGTGCTGGACGATCATGCCGAACGCGAACCCGTCGGCCACCAGCGGCCGGTCGGCGAAACGCACAGTGTCGAGCAGGTCGTGCACCTTGTCGCGGACCGTACTCAGATAGGCGCGCGCCTCCGCCGGCGGCAGCAACGGCAGCGCCGGACGATCCCGGCGGGGCTGCTTGAACGCGTCGTACAACTCGTCGATGTCACACCGGACCGGCTCCCGACCGCCGACATCACGGACCAGCCACAGCTCCTCCTGGTTACCGACATGCGCCAGGTCCCAGACCAGCGGCGACATCAGCGGCGAGTGCTGACGCATCAGGTCATCGTCATCCACCGCCTCCGTCAACAGAGCCGTGCGGGACCGGGCGCGCGCCAACTCCGCAGCGATCCGCCCCCGCAACCGCTCACCCCCCACCTGGTCTGCTCCCGACTGCGGGGCTCGCAACCCCGGCTCACTCCTCGCGGTCACCGCGCCGCCCTCCGCTCCCGACTGCGGGGCTCGCAACCCCGGCTCACTCCTCGCGGTCACCGGACTCCCCTTTCTGTGGCGGCCAACCGCCGCCGTACTCCTGCACGGATCTCGTCGTGGATGCCGCCCGGCAGCTCCAGCCGGGGCAGTGCGGTCAGAGCCAGGTCGAGCAGCTCCGCCGCCGCGGCGGCCAGCTCGGGGTCGGCCAGGCCCTGCCGGGCCGCGGCCGACCACCGGTGCGCCGTCGGGGCACCGATCGCGTACGCCGCACGCACAGTGCCGGGATCGGCGAACAAGGCGCTCAGCACCGCAAGCGGCAGACGCCAGGACCCGCCCGGCTGGGCGTCCAGATACCGCAGCTCCAGGTAGCCGCGCGGACGGACAGGCGGAAAGAGGGTGCTGACGTGGTAGTCGAGGTCATCGGTGGTCGGCGGGTCGGGCAGTGCCCCGTCGATCCAGTCAGCGAACGTCACGCCCGGCGGCGGCGCCCAGTCGCCACACTGACGGCGCAGGCACAGCAACGGCGCGGCGAGCACGTACCGGATCCAGGTGGCCGTCGGATCGTCGTCGGCCTGACCCGGCACCCAGACCGGACGGGTGCGGGCCGGATCGATTGCCAGCCAGGCGGCCATCCGCGCGGAGGCCCAACCGGTGCGTCGGCCCGCGTGGCGGTCGGCCGAGGCGAACACCGCAAGCAGCGGCGGGCCGACAGCGTGGGCCGCCGCCCACCGTGCCTCCACCTGGTCGGGCTCGCCGGCGTCGAGACAGATCTGCAGGCCGGCGGTGCTGTACATCATCGTCCGGCCGGCCGGACCACGCCTGTCGAAGGCATCGCGCATCGCGCGGTAGCGGGGAGTTTCCAGCACCGGGCAGGGCCTGCGGTGCGGGTCGATGCCACTGCGACCGAGGACCAGACCGGCGGCGGCCAACAGGTCGGTGACCTGGGCGATGTCGGCCTCGGTGGCGCGGATCAGCGCGGCGGTCGAGGACCGCGGAGGGGTGGAGATCTCCAGCTGGCCGCCCGGCTCCAGCGTCACCATGCCGCCGTGTCGCAGCGGCTCGGCGGGGCTCGTCGCGTCAAGCGTGACGGGGCTGTGTCGGCCCAGCGCCGCCCGCAGGCGCCTCAGGTCGACCGGCCGAGCGGGATCGTCGGCGTCGTGCACGGTCCATTCCAGTTCGACACCCGTATGCGTCGGCGGACCGGTCTTGAAGCAGATTCGGGCGAGGTGCCGGCCCGCCGCAGCGGACTCACGCAGGATCGCGCTGCGGTCCAACTCGGGCGATGTCACCACCAGGGGTGCCTCCTCTGCGTGCGCCACGTCCGAAACACTCTGCCACCGTAAATCCACCCTGTGACACCGTCGCGGCGTCGACGACGCCACCAACCCCTGTCTAACAGACGAATTTCCCGGTGCAGGGCGGAACGAACCCCGCCGGTCGCCGCTCAGGCCGGGCTGGACTCCGCCGGCCGCGACGGCTTGACCTTCGCCGATTCCGGCGGCGTCGACGGGCCGGGCGGAGAGGGCGGCGTGGGCGGCGTGGACTTGCCGGGCTTCGCCTCCGGCACCAGCCGCTGGCAGTACGCCTCGACCTCGGCGGCCCCTCCGGCGGCGGTCACCAGCCGCTGGAAGGACGGCGTCCGCAGGGCCTTCTCCCGCTGCCCGGGCTTCTTGGCCTGCCAGGCGCGACACAACCCGTGCAGGTGGCTGTTCGGCGACGCCCCGGCCTGCGGCGTGGGCGGGGCGGGCTGCACGCCGGGCCGCGTGGTCGACGGCGTCGGCCGGCTCGGCGCGACCGACGGCGACGCCGCGGTGCCGCCGGAGGTGGACGGCGCGCTGGTGGGTGCCGGCGGCTCCGGATCGGGCGTCAGGTCCAGGCCGGCCGCAGCGAACGCGGCACCCGCCGTGGCGGTCGCGGCCACCGCGCCGATCCAGGCCAGCGCTCCGGTGGTCAACCGGCGGCCATGCGGACGGCGGGCCACCGGTGGCGCAGCGGTGACGCCCTCCGCGGCCCGGGCGGCCCGGAACGCGGCGACGGCGGCCTCCGTACCGGCCAACTCCTCTGGTCGGGCCGGCGCGGCAGCGGCGGCGAGCAGCCGGGCCACCGGCTCGGTCGAGGCAGTTTCGGCCGTCGCCTCGGAGTGGGCCGCGTCGAGCAGCCGCTCGGTCTCGGCGCGGTCGGCACGCCGATCCGGCCGGTACGGGTTCATCGGGAATCCCCTCACGTCAGCCGTCCGCCTGCTCGGCCTGCGACGTCGGCCGGGAGCTGCCGGTCCGCGTGCGGGGTGCGGGCGACGCCTGGACCGTCTCCGGCGCGACACCCTCGGCGGCCGAGCGGGCCGTCGTGTCGGCCCTCGGCATGGTCGTGGCGTCGGCCGAGGGGCAAACCGTCGGTGGAAGCGCGACAGCAGCGGGCGACGCTGTGGCCGTCGCCGACTGGTCCAGCAGGGCGGCGAGCCGTCGCAGACCACGGTGCGCGGCGGTGCGGACGGCCCCGGCCCGCCGGCCCAGCACCCGACCGGCGGACTCCGCGTCCAGTCCGATCACGGCCCGTAACAGGACGGCTTCGGCCTCGCGGGGCGGCAGGGTGGCGATGAGCGCCAGGGCCGCCTCGGTGCCGATCGTCTCGCCCGCCCGCTCGGCGGTGTCGGCGTCGCCGGCCAACTCGGTGAGCGCCTGCACCGGAACCGGCAGCGATGGCCGGCGGCGCAGCCGGCGCAGGTGGTCCATCGCCCGGTTGCGGGCGATGGTGACCGTCCAGGCGCGGAACTCGCCGCCGGTGAAGCTGGGCAGGTCGCGCGAAATCTGCAACCAGGTCTCCGAGGCGACGTCCTCGGCGTCCGCGCCCACCAGGGCTGTCAGATAGCGCAGCAGCCCCGGCTGGAGAGTCCGGTAGAGGAGGCGGAAGGCATCCTCGTCCCCGGCCTGCGCGGCGGTGACCGTCTGGGACAGCTCCCGCACCCGCACCGCCCTCCGCCGAAGTCCGATCCTGCCCGCCTCCGGGCCGGCCGGGCGAGGTGTCGGGGCCAGCGCCACGGTGGTCAGCTCTCGACGCGCTGCCCGCCGGGCGGCCCGAGCCGGGCTAACGGTAGGAGGGGACCACCGGGGCGACAAGTTGGGGCCGTGTCACGGATGAGTGACAATTCTCAAGCCGCTCCACCGGCGTGCCGCCGTAACAGACGGTACGGAACGGACGCTTCGCACCGTCGCGGGCGCCGAGTGGTGGCGATCGGGCCGGCGGCACGCAGGACTGTGTCGCACATTCTCACGGGATGCTGTCGTGGCGTCACACACCGGCCACGTCCACAGAGGTCGGGGCGCTGTTGCCGGTGAGTACGGCCACCTGGCCACCCGGTCGCGGCGCGCCGTTCCGCGCCACTCTGGGTACGGTAAGGCTGTGTTGTCATCGGAGGTTGTGCTCAGCGGGCGGTACCGCCTGGACGAACGTGTCGCCACCGGCGGCATGGGTGACGTCTGGCGTGCCACTGACCTGGTCCTCGGCCGACAGGTCGCGGTCAAGGTCCTGCTGCCGGCGCTTGTCTCCGACCCCGATTTCATCGCTCGGTTCCGGGCCGAGGCACGGATCATGGCGGCGCTGCGGCACCCCGGCATCGTCCAGGTGTACGACGTCGGCGAGGACGACCTGCCCTCCGGCGGCCGGGCGGACTATCTCGTCATGGAGTTCGTCGACGGCGAGCCGCTGTCCAAGCGGATCGAGGCGGCCGGTCGGCTGGACGTGGCCGAGACGATGTCGATCGTGGCCCAGGCGGCCCACGCCCTGAGCGCGGCGCACCGGGGCGGCATCGTGCACCGCGACGTCAAGCCCAGCAACCTGCTGGTCCAGGAGGACGGCACTGTCGTCCTCGTCGACTTCGGCGTGGCCCGTTCGACGAACGTGACAAGCATCACCAGCACCAACGCGGTGCCGGGCACGGCTCTCTACATGGCGCCCGAGCAGGCTGCGGGTCGCCCGGTCAGCGGCGCCACCGACATCTACGCGCTGGGCGCTGTCGCGTACTGCTGCCTCACCGGCGGTCCGCCGTTCACCGGCGACAACCCCCTCCAGGTGGCGGTCCGGCACCTGGACGACGAGCCGCCGGAGTTGCCGCACGACATCCCGGAGGCGGTTCGCGCCCTTGTGTCGCGGGCTCTGGCGAAGGATCCGGCCGACCGGTTCAGCAGCGGCTCGGCGATGGCCGAGGCAGCCCGTACGGCGGTGACCGGCGGCGAGCCGCCGACGGCGATGGCGTCGGCGGTCCCGCTGCGCGGGGCCGGGCCGGGCACCAGCACCGACGTGCCGCTCGGCGCGGCGGTGGCGACCGCGGCGGAGTCCGGGCGGCGGCGGCGTCGCGGGCCGCTTGTCGGTGCGGCCGGAGCGGTCCTTGTCGCGCTCGTCGGTCTCGGGGCGGCGTTGAGCGCGGTGGGCAACGCCGGCGACGAGCCGGCGGTCAACCTACCGACCAACGCACCGTCGCAGAGGCCGACCGAGCAGGTGGAGGTGCCGGCGGCCAACGAGCAGATCACCGAGGATCCGGGCCGCCCGAGCCGGCCGAACACTCCGGATCCCACCTCCTCGACCTCGATCACCCCGACGCCGAGCACGCAGCCCAGCGAGCCGGCCACCAGCCCGTCGCCGACGGCGAGTCCCCCCGGCACGTCGCCAACCACGCCGAGCGTCCCGCCAGCGCCGACGCAGACGCAGGCCCCGCCCGACCCGGTGCCCACCACGACCGCGCCGACCGATCCGGACGCTCCTCCGGCCGGTCTCTGATTCCCACGAGCACCAATATCCCCAAAACGGACTTACGTCGCCGTTCTTCTCTCTAGGCTCTGAGCAGGTCATTTCCACCTGCTGCGGGAGCCTGCGTGAGTGCTGAGAAGTTGGTCGTGATCGGCCAGGGGTACGTCGGACTGCCGTTGGCGATGCGCGCCGTCGAGGCCGGACTCGACGTGGTCGGCCTCGACGTCGACGCCGACCGCGTGAAGCGGCTCGCGTCGGGCGAGTCGTTCGTCGAGGACATCCACA from Micromonospora profundi harbors:
- a CDS encoding DUF1622 domain-containing protein, giving the protein MEPAELLRQGDEVLVAVVEVAGALVIFVGALWAAVRFVVEGLRHRTAAVFTPIRLSLGRFLTLGLEFQLAADVLRTAVSPSFAQIGQLAAIAAIRTALNYFLGREIRQEQRQVAEGKHGA
- a CDS encoding TMEM165/GDT1 family protein — protein: MEGFLVALVVSFGVIFVAELGDKSQLMALTFATRFKPIPVLIGITVATAVVHLASVAIGSGLGAVLPTEWISLVAGVAFLGFGAWTLRGDKLTDEEKQKAEKTDKTAIVAVSVAFFLAELGDKTMLATITLATQYGWFGTWLGSTIGMVAADALAILVGRMLGRRLPEKTIKYVAAVLFAISGLWLVLEAVKDLT
- the egtD gene encoding L-histidine N(alpha)-methyltransferase encodes the protein MTAEPLEIYLEQQDLERGLREDVRAGLTAAAKWLPPKWFYDSRGSELFEEITRLPEYYPTRAERVVLAEHADDIAAVTGAKTLIELGSGSSEKTRLLLDAFTRQGGLGTFVPLDVSVSALAGSTAQIAADYPGLRVRGIVGDFTRQLDRLPTGGRRLVAFLGGTIGNLLPAERAEFLAAMRAALEAGDWLLLGTDLVKDPAVIVPAYDDAAGVTAEFNRNVLHVINRELGADFDPDAFTHVARWDPSHEWIEMRLRATRPMRVRVLDLTVEFAEGEELRTEVSAKFRPEGIAAELGAAGFVASEFWTDLQGLFGVTLARAC
- the egtC gene encoding ergothioneine biosynthesis protein EgtC is translated as MCRHLAYLGPPVTLAEVLFDPPYSLMRQSWAPRDMRGGGTINADGFGVGWYPGDGDPVRYRRAQPIWSDPTIADLAAVTRAGAVLAAVRSATVGMAVLDGAAAPFAEGRWLFSHNGVVRGWPDAVVPLASGLPVRDLLTLDAATDSALLWALVRHRLRAGDDPAEAVARTVADVAAAAPGSRLNLLLTDGRQVVASVFGHALSVRAQPGSVLLASEPHDDDPGWRPVPDGQLVVATVDEVRVRPLPAR
- the egtB gene encoding ergothioneine biosynthesis protein EgtB, whose translation is MRAPQSGADQVGGERLRGRIAAELARARSRTALLTEAVDDDDLMRQHSPLMSPLVWDLAHVGNQEELWLVRDVGGREPVRCDIDELYDAFKQPRRDRPALPLLPPAEARAYLSTVRDKVHDLLDTVRFADRPLVADGFAFGMIVQHEQQHDETMLATHQLRSGPAVLHAPPPPEPRVAVGGEVLVPAGEFTMGTDTDPWALDNERPAHRVDLPAYVIDAAPVTNGAYQAFLDDGGYSDPRWWSAAGWEHRVREQLVAPMHWRRDGAGWAYRRFGRWDPVRADEPVVHVCWYEAQAYAAWAGKRLPTEAEWEKAARWDPVTGRSRRYPWGDEDPTEAYANLDQRHLRPAPVGAYPAGASPLGVHQLIGDVWEWTSSTFDGHPGFTAFPYREYSEVFFGDDYRVLRGGSFGTDRSACRGTFRNWDYPIRRQIFSGFRCARDAGPGESGR
- the egtA gene encoding ergothioneine biosynthesis glutamate--cysteine ligase EgtA, whose translation is MVTSPELDRSAILRESAAAGRHLARICFKTGPPTHTGVELEWTVHDADDPARPVDLRRLRAALGRHSPVTLDATSPAEPLRHGGMVTLEPGGQLEISTPPRSSTAALIRATEADIAQVTDLLAAAGLVLGRSGIDPHRRPCPVLETPRYRAMRDAFDRRGPAGRTMMYSTAGLQICLDAGEPDQVEARWAAAHAVGPPLLAVFASADRHAGRRTGWASARMAAWLAIDPARTRPVWVPGQADDDPTATWIRYVLAAPLLCLRRQCGDWAPPPGVTFADWIDGALPDPPTTDDLDYHVSTLFPPVRPRGYLELRYLDAQPGGSWRLPLAVLSALFADPGTVRAAYAIGAPTAHRWSAAARQGLADPELAAAAAELLDLALTALPRLELPGGIHDEIRAGVRRRLAATERGVR
- a CDS encoding RNA polymerase sigma factor — protein: MALAPTPRPAGPEAGRIGLRRRAVRVRELSQTVTAAQAGDEDAFRLLYRTLQPGLLRYLTALVGADAEDVASETWLQISRDLPSFTGGEFRAWTVTIARNRAMDHLRRLRRRPSLPVPVQALTELAGDADTAERAGETIGTEAALALIATLPPREAEAVLLRAVIGLDAESAGRVLGRRAGAVRTAAHRGLRRLAALLDQSATATASPAAVALPPTVCPSADATTMPRADTTARSAAEGVAPETVQASPAPRTRTGSSRPTSQAEQADG
- a CDS encoding protein kinase domain-containing protein, with translation MLSSEVVLSGRYRLDERVATGGMGDVWRATDLVLGRQVAVKVLLPALVSDPDFIARFRAEARIMAALRHPGIVQVYDVGEDDLPSGGRADYLVMEFVDGEPLSKRIEAAGRLDVAETMSIVAQAAHALSAAHRGGIVHRDVKPSNLLVQEDGTVVLVDFGVARSTNVTSITSTNAVPGTALYMAPEQAAGRPVSGATDIYALGAVAYCCLTGGPPFTGDNPLQVAVRHLDDEPPELPHDIPEAVRALVSRALAKDPADRFSSGSAMAEAARTAVTGGEPPTAMASAVPLRGAGPGTSTDVPLGAAVATAAESGRRRRRGPLVGAAGAVLVALVGLGAALSAVGNAGDEPAVNLPTNAPSQRPTEQVEVPAANEQITEDPGRPSRPNTPDPTSSTSITPTPSTQPSEPATSPSPTASPPGTSPTTPSVPPAPTQTQAPPDPVPTTTAPTDPDAPPAGL